A genome region from Chengkuizengella sp. SCS-71B includes the following:
- a CDS encoding MerR family transcriptional regulator, giving the protein MKIGKFSKKNNISVDSIRHYMDMGLIIAEKVGGKYYFEDTCHQDLKDILYFKKLGFTLHEIQTIFRYKRLGILSPFQQFEYYTTLFDNKYKEIENKIKKYEETKQYLQTEIEMNQSRREKRLKLGIPLSALSLMACHQCRSKLNVKNAEIENNQLLNGSLKCFCGNQYFIEEGILCTEDQYDKLKIRKENDQISITKDIISDYIHTVDGNLIDQMYKCLDWMYKKIDPNDMVDKNILELGTGIGLLLRHVYEIIPDESFYIAVDHQYECLQYVKNTLETSDQTKNILFICSDFLNIPIKNKSIDYLFDLGGTTNYNFEHDTFLLKETDHYLKENCNIYGTYMLFKNFIENSIVHQLKQRHLFTFSEMEKQMKILQYKTIDDTIFDDEIKPEDKYESYFVEGEKVFSYCYAGKKVPFNL; this is encoded by the coding sequence ATGAAAATAGGAAAATTTTCAAAAAAGAATAATATAAGTGTGGACAGCATTAGACATTACATGGACATGGGATTGATCATTGCTGAAAAGGTGGGGGGGAAATATTACTTTGAAGATACTTGCCACCAAGATTTAAAAGATATCCTCTACTTTAAAAAACTTGGGTTTACATTACATGAAATACAAACTATCTTTAGATACAAACGTCTCGGAATATTATCGCCCTTTCAGCAATTTGAGTATTATACAACTTTATTTGATAATAAATATAAAGAAATTGAAAATAAAATAAAAAAATATGAAGAAACAAAACAATATCTTCAAACAGAAATAGAGATGAATCAAAGTCGAAGGGAAAAACGTTTAAAACTAGGTATACCTTTATCAGCGCTTTCTCTGATGGCGTGCCACCAATGTCGAAGTAAATTAAATGTAAAAAATGCAGAAATTGAAAATAATCAATTATTAAATGGGAGTTTAAAATGTTTCTGTGGGAATCAATATTTCATTGAAGAAGGTATTTTATGTACAGAAGACCAATATGATAAGCTGAAAATAAGGAAAGAAAATGACCAAATAAGTATAACAAAGGATATCATTTCAGACTATATTCATACGGTAGATGGCAATCTTATAGATCAGATGTATAAATGTTTGGATTGGATGTATAAGAAAATAGACCCTAATGATATGGTAGATAAAAATATTTTGGAGCTTGGTACAGGTATAGGTTTATTGTTGAGACATGTTTATGAGATCATTCCAGATGAATCATTTTACATTGCTGTAGACCATCAATATGAATGTTTGCAATATGTGAAAAACACCTTGGAAACTAGTGATCAAACGAAAAACATACTATTTATTTGCTCTGACTTTTTAAATATTCCTATTAAAAATAAAAGTATAGATTATTTATTTGATCTTGGAGGGACCACGAATTATAACTTTGAACATGACACTTTTTTATTAAAAGAGACTGATCATTATTTAAAGGAAAACTGCAATATATATGGGACTTATATGTTGTTTAAAAACTTCATAGAAAATAGTATTGTACATCAGTTAAAACAAAGACATTTGTTTACATTCTCAGAAATGGAAAAACAAATGAAAATACTTCAATATAAAACGATCGATGATACCATCTTTGATGATGAAATAAAACCTGAGGATAAATATGAAAGTTATT